One part of the Acidobacteriota bacterium genome encodes these proteins:
- a CDS encoding DUF6125 family protein has translation MSPYETMSREDLLLALNAFAKNWLAHDGCWFLAAEERLGMEAAIDLDAVAWRRFAAAEAKRLIEVFGIPHGGGLQALERALSLRMYAVLNEQHVEWSDDGRTLRFVMDGCRVQDTRRRKGLSAFPCRPVGDVEFSTFASAIDPRIATRCIHCPPDPNQAGACTWEFTLSE, from the coding sequence ATGTCGCCATATGAGACCATGTCGCGCGAGGACCTGCTGCTGGCGCTGAATGCGTTCGCCAAGAACTGGCTGGCGCATGACGGGTGCTGGTTTCTCGCCGCCGAAGAACGCCTGGGTATGGAAGCCGCGATCGATCTGGACGCAGTCGCCTGGAGACGGTTCGCCGCCGCCGAGGCGAAGCGCCTCATCGAGGTCTTCGGCATCCCGCACGGCGGGGGTCTTCAGGCGTTGGAGCGCGCGTTGTCGTTGCGCATGTACGCCGTGCTCAACGAGCAGCACGTGGAGTGGTCCGACGATGGCCGCACGCTGCGCTTCGTGATGGACGGGTGTCGCGTGCAGGACACGCGTCGCCGGAAAGGCCTGTCTGCCTTTCCATGCCGGCCCGTTGGAGACGTGGAATTCAGCACGTTTGCCAGCGCGATCGACCCGCGAATTGCGACGCGCTGCATCCACTGTCCGCCGGATCCCAATCAGGCCGGCGCCTGCACGTGGGAGTTCACGCTCAGCGAATGA
- a CDS encoding YeeE/YedE family protein, which produces MTSSQSPIHWRGYAVIATLGLILLTIAAAVTRIWVLTAIPVGFLFGFFLQKGSLCGAAALSEVVVFRDRTKVVGIWIAIVVSMIGFAAIEAAGWVQLAPKPMIWVSALVGGVLFGVGTVLAGGCISGCLFKAAEGNLNSMAALGGIALGIGMVETGPLHGVHVAMLANVVTAAGGRPVTLASLTGLPYWLLALIIAGATGAAVMWLRQRRRQPNRVQPDAVPKTLLTRSWKPWQAGLAIGILAVPAYLSSAATGRNYPLGVTHGVLQTYQVLTETNLKHVWRAPATPAATPVASPAPAPQPPRPPAPPSKVINWWLVSVVLSLPLGSWASARMSGAVTLLPRPPEQTVIAFFGGVLVGIGAAFATGCVVGNILSGWALMSVGMLIFGVATALGNWAASCLYLIGWNPFQS; this is translated from the coding sequence ATGACATCCTCGCAATCTCCCATCCATTGGCGCGGGTACGCTGTTATCGCCACACTCGGCTTGATCCTGCTGACCATCGCTGCCGCTGTCACGCGCATCTGGGTGTTGACGGCGATTCCGGTGGGCTTCCTGTTTGGGTTCTTTCTCCAGAAGGGATCCCTCTGTGGTGCGGCGGCCTTGAGCGAAGTGGTCGTCTTTCGGGATCGCACGAAGGTCGTTGGGATCTGGATCGCCATCGTGGTGTCGATGATCGGCTTCGCCGCAATCGAGGCGGCGGGGTGGGTCCAACTCGCGCCCAAGCCGATGATCTGGGTCAGCGCCCTCGTCGGGGGCGTGCTCTTCGGCGTTGGGACGGTGCTGGCCGGAGGCTGCATCAGCGGTTGTCTCTTTAAAGCGGCCGAGGGGAATCTGAACTCGATGGCGGCGCTCGGCGGCATTGCTCTGGGTATCGGCATGGTGGAGACCGGTCCGCTCCATGGCGTGCACGTGGCCATGCTGGCCAACGTCGTGACGGCAGCCGGTGGGAGGCCGGTGACGCTCGCGAGCCTCACGGGCCTGCCGTACTGGCTGCTCGCTCTGATCATTGCCGGAGCCACGGGCGCCGCCGTGATGTGGCTACGCCAGCGTCGTCGCCAGCCAAACCGCGTGCAACCAGACGCGGTCCCGAAGACGTTGCTCACGCGCTCTTGGAAGCCCTGGCAGGCGGGACTGGCGATCGGAATCCTGGCGGTGCCCGCGTACCTCTCTTCAGCGGCGACCGGCCGCAACTATCCGCTGGGCGTCACACACGGCGTGCTGCAAACCTACCAGGTGCTCACGGAAACCAACCTCAAGCATGTGTGGCGGGCGCCGGCAACGCCGGCGGCGACACCTGTCGCTTCGCCTGCTCCAGCGCCCCAACCGCCGCGTCCGCCAGCCCCGCCGTCGAAGGTCATCAACTGGTGGCTGGTTTCCGTCGTCTTGTCACTTCCCCTCGGCTCCTGGGCGTCCGCGAGGATGAGCGGGGCCGTAACGCTGCTGCCGCGTCCACCAGAGCAGACGGTCATCGCATTCTTCGGTGGGGTACTCGTCGGCATCGGAGCGGCGTTCGCCACGGGATGCGTCGTGGGGAACATCCTGTCGGGCTGGGCGCTGATGAGTGTAGGGATGCTGATCTTCGGCGTCGCGACCGCGCTCGGGAATTGGGCCGCGAGCTGTCTCTATCTGATAGGGTGGAACCCCTTCCAGTCGTAA